Proteins co-encoded in one Arachis hypogaea cultivar Tifrunner chromosome 11, arahy.Tifrunner.gnm2.J5K5, whole genome shotgun sequence genomic window:
- the LOC112721102 gene encoding uncharacterized protein — protein MKDYTIRRGVDYWVHESEPTTFYAKCTQYSARCDWLIRVSKMSRKFCWEIRRYNGSHICTRATISQDHSKLDSNTVAEAIKPLVEADPSIRVKSVIAEVQSKFNYTISYRKAWLAKQKGDDLVPNIRVLHRVFWSYYPCIRAFRHCKPIVQVDGTHLYGKYKGCLLVAVSQDDNNNIVPIAFAIVEGETYEAWHFFLSNLRQHVVTRDGVGLISDRHDSIRSAIARYSQTVREYETRYQRLRERGEAYTNWLDRIPREQYALAFDGGYRWGHMTTNLVECINSVLKGARNLSVTALVKATFYRLNELFTQKRAETEARINAGHVFSELVTSKLHANQRAAGNIQVSCFDRQNEVFEVRECPSGVEYAVDLRQQRCDCGEFQVDRLRVDMCLLVVQTNVLIGNCMYMMSTRWNRFDECTGLGLGHSGIQQHGLFIMDLDS, from the exons ATGAAAGATTATACAATCCGCAGAGGTGTGGATTATTGGGTGCATGAGTCAGAACCGACGACATTCTATGCTAAATGCACCCAGTATAGTGCAAGATGTGATTGGCTGATTAGGGTGAGCAAAATGTCCAGAAAGTTCTGTTGGGagataaggaggtacaatggTAGTCACATCTGTACTAGGGCCACCATTTCTCAAgatcattcgaagctggattccaacacagttgcagaagcaataaagccattGGTAGAAGCTGACCCGTCTATTAGGGTGAAATCAGTGATTGCGGAAGTACAGTCAAAGTTTAACTACACCATTAGTTATCGCAAAGCATGGTTGGCAAAACAGAAG GGAGATGACTTGGTTCCTAATATTCGTGTGCTACACcgagtcttctggagttattacccttgtATTAGAGCCTTCAGACATTGCAAGCCAATAGTGCAGGTAGACGGAACTCATTTGTATGGAAAATACAAGGGTTGTTTGTTGGTTGCAGTCTCACAGGATGACAACAACAACATCGTGCCGATTGCATTTGCGATAGTTGAGGGAGAGACATATGAGGCTTGGCACTTTTTTCTGAGTAACTTGCGACAGCATGTTGTGACACGTGACGGTGTGGGTCTTATCTCTGATCGACACGATTCCATTAGGTCTGCTATTGCTC GTTACTCGCAAACAGTTCGCGAGTACGAGACGCGTTATCAGCGTTTACGTGAGCGGGGTGAGGCTTATACCAACTGGTTGGATCGAATTCCGCGTGAGCAATACGCTTTAGCATTTGATGGGGGATATCGATGGGGTCATATGACAACCAATCTAGTAGAATGCATCAACTCGGTACTGAAAGGGGCTCGCAATCTTTCAGTCACTGCACTTGTTAAGGCAACATTTTACAGGCTTAATGAATTGTTCACCCAAAAAAGAGCCGAGACTGAGGCTCGAATTAATGCAGGACATGTGTTCTCTGAGCTTGTAACCTCCAAACTACATGCAAATCAGCGGGCAGCAGGTAACATCCAAGTGAGTTGCTTTGACCGACAGAATGAGGTATTCGAAGTGCGTGAGTGTCCTAGTGGTGTGGAGTATGCAGTGGACCTCCGTCAACAACGGTGTGACTGTGGTGAGTTCCAAGTTGACCGGCTCCGTGTCGACATGTGTTTGCTTGTTGTGCAAACCAACGTCTTGATTGGCAACTGTATGTACATGATGTCTACAAGATGGAACAGGTTCGACGAGTGTACAGGGCTAGGTTTAGGCCACTCGGGAATCCAACAACATGGCCTGTTTATCATGGACCTCGATTCGTAG